In a genomic window of Candidatus Eisenbacteria bacterium:
- a CDS encoding acetate--CoA ligase family protein: protein MATASLDGLFRPKSVAIIGASSKPGKIGYAVVKNLIDAKYEGRIYPINPKADEILGIKVYPSLADVPGEVDAAAITVPAVMVPQAVEDCGKKGVKGLIIIASGFSEVGERDLENRLVEIARSYGMRILGPNIVGTLSNSDKLNASFAPFLPLPGKASLVSQSGALLIAIDAATFTRRVGFDKLISIGNMSDVNFADAVEWLSHDENTGCITLYIEGFKDGRRFIEVARKSEKPIVALKAGDSEHGAAAAASHTGSLAGAAKVYGAAFDQAGVVTARHLDNLFDLSLAFSMQPPMKGDNLLIITNGGGVGVLATDAAERFGLPLKFAPEEAQKELKKHMPEFGSAKNPVDLTGMAGLDWYEDSVRYAIAHPWVNGLVVLYCETAITDPLEIAKGIKKAIDASGVKDKPVTVSFVGGEESAKAMRWLLEQGVPAYGAPDIAVDAMAALNRYTKMHAKKREEVPVVESGKRDEALKIIAGARADGRGVLTEVEAKTVFDLYGLPITQTRLAKNEDEAAKTAAAIGFPIVMKIVSPDILHKSDAGGVKVGIEDEAGIREAYRTILSNAKAYKADADIHGVVIQEMAPHGTEVILGSVNDPTFGPTMMFGLGGIFVEVLKDVTFRVTPVSRTEATNMIGEIRGAPILAGARGEAPRDRAALADTICRYSNMVLDLADEISESDANPVLVYEEGNGLKVVDARIILKKK, encoded by the coding sequence GTGGCAACAGCATCACTGGACGGATTGTTCCGGCCGAAATCGGTCGCGATCATCGGTGCGTCGAGCAAGCCGGGGAAGATCGGCTACGCGGTGGTCAAGAACCTGATCGACGCGAAATACGAGGGGCGAATCTACCCGATCAACCCGAAGGCGGACGAGATCCTCGGCATCAAGGTGTACCCGAGCCTGGCGGACGTGCCGGGCGAAGTCGACGCAGCCGCCATCACCGTCCCCGCCGTCATGGTTCCGCAGGCGGTGGAGGACTGCGGCAAGAAGGGCGTGAAGGGTCTCATCATCATCGCCTCCGGCTTCAGCGAGGTGGGCGAGAGGGACCTGGAGAACCGGCTCGTCGAGATCGCCCGCTCCTACGGGATGCGCATCCTCGGCCCGAATATCGTGGGCACCCTCTCCAACTCGGACAAGCTCAACGCCTCCTTCGCCCCCTTCCTGCCGCTCCCCGGCAAGGCCTCGTTGGTCTCCCAAAGCGGCGCGCTCCTGATCGCCATCGACGCCGCCACATTCACCCGGCGCGTCGGTTTCGACAAGCTCATCTCCATCGGCAACATGTCCGACGTGAACTTCGCCGACGCGGTGGAGTGGTTGAGCCACGACGAGAACACGGGCTGCATTACCCTCTATATCGAAGGTTTCAAGGACGGCCGGCGATTCATCGAGGTCGCCCGTAAATCCGAGAAGCCGATCGTGGCGCTGAAGGCGGGCGACTCGGAGCACGGCGCCGCGGCGGCCGCCTCCCACACCGGTTCGCTTGCGGGCGCGGCGAAGGTGTACGGCGCCGCCTTCGACCAGGCCGGCGTCGTGACGGCGCGCCACCTGGACAACCTCTTCGATCTCTCCCTCGCCTTCTCCATGCAACCGCCGATGAAGGGGGACAATCTCCTCATCATCACCAACGGCGGCGGCGTGGGCGTGCTCGCCACCGACGCGGCGGAGCGTTTCGGCCTGCCGCTGAAGTTCGCCCCCGAGGAGGCGCAAAAAGAACTCAAGAAGCACATGCCCGAATTCGGCTCCGCTAAGAACCCGGTGGACCTGACCGGCATGGCCGGCCTCGACTGGTATGAAGATTCGGTCCGCTACGCCATCGCCCATCCCTGGGTGAACGGCCTGGTGGTGCTTTACTGCGAGACCGCCATCACCGATCCCCTGGAGATCGCGAAGGGGATCAAGAAGGCCATCGACGCCTCGGGCGTGAAGGACAAACCGGTGACCGTCAGTTTCGTCGGCGGCGAGGAAAGCGCCAAGGCCATGCGGTGGTTGCTGGAGCAGGGTGTCCCCGCCTACGGCGCCCCGGACATCGCCGTGGACGCCATGGCGGCGCTCAATCGTTACACCAAGATGCACGCCAAGAAACGGGAAGAGGTCCCCGTCGTCGAATCCGGGAAACGGGACGAGGCGCTCAAGATCATCGCCGGCGCCCGCGCCGACGGCCGCGGCGTTCTCACCGAGGTAGAGGCCAAGACGGTCTTCGACCTGTACGGCCTTCCGATCACGCAAACCCGGCTCGCCAAAAACGAGGACGAAGCGGCGAAGACCGCCGCCGCGATCGGTTTCCCGATCGTGATGAAGATCGTCTCCCCCGACATCCTCCACAAATCGGACGCCGGCGGCGTCAAGGTGGGGATCGAGGACGAGGCGGGAATCCGCGAGGCCTACCGGACGATCCTGTCGAACGCCAAGGCCTACAAGGCGGACGCGGACATCCACGGCGTGGTGATCCAGGAGATGGCGCCCCATGGGACCGAGGTGATTCTGGGATCGGTGAACGATCCCACATTCGGACCCACCATGATGTTCGGTCTCGGCGGAATCTTCGTGGAAGTGCTCAAGGACGTCACCTTCCGGGTGACGCCGGTGAGCCGAACGGAAGCGACGAACATGATCGGCGAGATCCGCGGCGCTCCGATCCTGGCCGGCGCCCGGGGCGAGGCTCCTCGGGACCGGGCGGCGCTGGCGGACACGATCTGTCGCTACTCCAACATGGTTCTCGACCTGGCCGACGAGATCAGCGAGTCCGACGCGAACCCGGTTCTGGTCTACGAAGAGGGGAACGGCCTCAAGGTCGTTGACGCCCGAATCATTCTGAAGAAGAAATAG